The Carnobacterium sp. 17-4 genome has a window encoding:
- the rny gene encoding ribonuclease Y: MDFKSVAFAIVTLVVGLIVGYLVRKANHEKELAGARNTATGILEEAKREAETMKKEAMLEAKDESHKYRTEIEAELKERRNEVLRQENRLLQREDNIDRKNDSLEKREHTLEANEEKLSSRQLHVNDLEKKAIELVEQQENELERVAALSREEARQLILKETENELSHEVAVMVKDSEQKAKEEADRKAKNLIALAIQRSAADQVSETTVSVVTLPNDEMKGRIIGREGRNIRALETLTGMDLIIDDTPEAVVLSGFDPIRREIARMTLEKLIQDGRIHPARIEEMVEKSRKEMDERIREIGEQATFDVGVHSLHPDLIKILGRLKFRTSYGQNVLSHSIEVAKLAGVMAAELGEDVTLAKRAGLLHDIGKALDHEVEGSHVEIGAEIGMKYKENETVVNAIASHHGDVEATSVISVLVASADAISAARPGARSESLENYIHRLEKLESISNDFEGVEQSFAIQAGREIRIMVKPEKLDDLAASKLARDVRNRIESELDYPGHIKITVIRETRTIEYAK, from the coding sequence ATGGATTTTAAAAGTGTTGCCTTCGCTATCGTTACTTTAGTTGTCGGTCTTATTGTTGGATATCTCGTCCGCAAAGCAAACCACGAAAAAGAACTAGCTGGTGCTAGAAACACCGCAACTGGAATATTGGAAGAAGCAAAAAGAGAAGCAGAAACCATGAAAAAGGAAGCGATGTTAGAAGCGAAGGATGAAAGCCACAAATATCGAACTGAAATTGAAGCTGAGCTGAAAGAGAGAAGAAATGAAGTTCTAAGACAAGAAAATCGTTTGCTGCAACGCGAAGATAATATTGATCGTAAAAACGACAGCTTAGAAAAGCGTGAACACACACTCGAGGCGAATGAAGAAAAATTAAGTTCTAGACAACTACATGTTAACGATTTAGAGAAGAAAGCCATTGAGTTAGTCGAACAACAAGAAAATGAATTGGAACGAGTTGCGGCTTTGTCACGAGAAGAAGCAAGACAATTAATTTTGAAAGAAACAGAAAATGAATTGTCTCATGAAGTAGCCGTAATGGTAAAAGATTCTGAACAAAAAGCAAAAGAAGAAGCAGATCGAAAAGCTAAAAATTTAATTGCGTTAGCCATTCAACGTTCTGCAGCGGATCAAGTTTCAGAAACGACAGTATCCGTGGTAACATTGCCTAACGATGAAATGAAAGGTCGTATCATAGGCCGTGAAGGGCGTAACATCAGAGCACTAGAGACACTGACTGGTATGGATTTAATTATAGATGATACACCAGAAGCAGTAGTACTTAGTGGATTTGATCCAATACGTCGTGAAATTGCTCGAATGACTCTTGAAAAATTAATCCAAGACGGACGGATTCATCCAGCTCGAATTGAAGAGATGGTAGAAAAATCACGTAAGGAAATGGATGAAAGAATCAGAGAAATTGGAGAACAAGCTACTTTTGATGTAGGAGTACATTCATTACACCCAGATTTGATCAAAATTTTAGGACGTCTGAAATTTAGAACAAGTTATGGACAAAATGTTTTGAGTCATTCTATTGAAGTGGCTAAATTAGCTGGTGTGATGGCTGCTGAACTAGGAGAAGATGTTACATTAGCTAAGCGAGCAGGTCTACTTCACGATATTGGTAAAGCACTAGATCATGAAGTTGAAGGGTCACATGTTGAAATTGGTGCAGAGATTGGTATGAAGTATAAAGAGAATGAAACAGTTGTAAATGCAATTGCTTCACATCATGGTGATGTAGAAGCGACATCTGTCATTTCTGTTTTAGTTGCTTCAGCCGACGCAATATCTGCGGCGCGTCCAGGTGCAAGAAGCGAATCACTTGAAAATTATATTCACCGACTTGAAAAATTAGAAAGTATTTCTAATGATTTCGAAGGAGTGGAACAAAGTTTTGCAATACAAGCTGGTCGTGAAATCCGCATTATGGTCAAACCTGAAAAACTTGATGATTTAGCTGCAAGTAAGCTAGCGCGTGATGTTAGAAACCGCATTGAAAGTGAACTTGATTATCCAGGACACATTAAAATCACGGTTATTCGCGAAACAAGAACAATAGAATACGCTAAGTAA
- a CDS encoding TIGR00282 family metallophosphoesterase: MKLLFIGDVVGSMGREMVHDYLPKLKKMYKPQVTILNGENAAAGRGITEKIYKGFLQDGVDIVTMGNHTWDNRDIFEFIEDAKKMIRPANYPEGTPGKGISYIKVNQLELAVINLHGRVFMTDVDDPFRKADELVEEALKRTPLIFVDFHAETTSEKQSMGWYLDGRVSAVVGTHTHVQTNDARILPNGTAYLTDAGMTGPYDESLGMDRDAVLRKFLTQMPTRFEVPKEGRKILSGCFIDIDDSTGEAKKIENIVINEDRPFNGGFE; encoded by the coding sequence ATGAAATTATTATTTATTGGAGATGTTGTAGGTTCGATGGGCCGCGAAATGGTTCATGATTACTTACCTAAATTGAAAAAGATGTATAAACCACAAGTCACTATTTTAAATGGAGAAAATGCAGCAGCAGGTCGTGGAATTACAGAAAAAATTTATAAAGGTTTTTTACAAGATGGTGTGGATATTGTAACAATGGGAAATCATACTTGGGATAACCGAGATATTTTTGAGTTTATTGAAGATGCTAAAAAAATGATTAGACCGGCTAATTACCCAGAAGGAACACCCGGAAAAGGGATTTCCTATATAAAGGTCAATCAACTTGAGTTGGCTGTTATTAATTTACATGGCCGAGTGTTCATGACGGATGTTGATGATCCCTTTAGAAAAGCTGATGAACTAGTGGAAGAAGCGTTAAAACGCACACCATTGATCTTTGTTGATTTCCATGCCGAAACGACTAGTGAGAAGCAGTCAATGGGATGGTATTTAGATGGTAGAGTATCGGCAGTAGTTGGAACACATACTCATGTGCAAACGAATGATGCACGTATTTTACCAAATGGAACAGCTTATTTAACGGATGCTGGGATGACTGGACCGTATGATGAATCATTAGGTATGGATCGTGATGCTGTTTTAAGAAAATTCTTGACACAGATGCCAACACGTTTTGAAGTGCCAAAAGAAGGAAGAAAAATTCTATCGGGTTGTTTTATTGATATTGACGATAGTACAGGCGAAGCTAAAAAAATTGAAAATATTGTGATCAATGAAGATCGTCCGTTTAATGGCGGTTTTGAATAA
- the mutS gene encoding DNA mismatch repair protein MutS, with translation MPQKTKQTPMMEQYLGIKANYPDAFLFYRLGDFYELFNEDAIKASQLLEVTLTSRNRNADEPIPMCGVPYHAAKGYIDSLIERGYKVAICEQVEDPKTAKGMVKREVVQLITPGTAMDTKSMDAKTNNYLAAIMGTNTDHYHLAYADLSTGELKTTKLNSLEAVMSELMSLKAKEVVFKEAMEVDVQAELETKLGIMVSTQKEMIERAEFSYLTSEIENSDLIDVVKLLFSYLYVTQKRNLGHLQKVEVYSPTNYLKMDHYSKHNLELVSSIRTGQKKGTLLWLLDETKTAMGGRLLKQWIDRPLIQEQQIMMRQNIVESLINHFFERTDLNEALTRVYDLERLAGRVAFGNVNGRDLIQLQTSLLQIPQLIEIIQLMNKGEWDQLITELDQVPEVVQLIDQAIDENAPLSIKDGGVIKDGFNEQLDIYRDAMRNGKKWIAQLEAEEKAATGIRNLKIGYNRIFGYYIEITKANLANLPEGRYERKQTLANAERFITPELKEKEVLILEAEEKSMLLEYTLFAEVRETIKDYIERLQNLAKTVAAIDVLQSFATISEKYHYTRPLMAANSQEISLIEGRHPVVEKVLGQQTYVPNSVEMDQDNEILLITGPNMSGKSTYMRQLALTVIMAQMGCFVPADKAIMPIFDQIFTRIGAADDLIAGQSTFMVEMMEANEALRYASKNSLILFDEIGRGTATYDGMALAEAIIEYIHENVHAKTLFSTHYHELTVLDERLTRLTNVHVGAVEEEGELVFLHKMLPGPADKSYGIQVAKLAGLPDDLLSRAAVILEQLEQKEEIVLNRSTQIASAKETSIPSKSSQKEKVEEKDEGQLSLFGLLEDSETEVVKAVRKMNLLTMTPLEALNCISEWQQKLN, from the coding sequence GTGCCACAAAAAACAAAACAAACGCCTATGATGGAACAGTATCTAGGGATAAAGGCAAATTACCCAGATGCTTTTTTGTTTTATCGTTTAGGCGATTTTTATGAACTATTTAATGAAGATGCTATTAAAGCTTCGCAACTTTTAGAAGTTACGTTAACGAGTCGAAACCGTAATGCAGATGAACCGATTCCAATGTGTGGTGTTCCGTATCATGCAGCAAAAGGGTACATTGACAGCTTAATAGAACGAGGATACAAAGTAGCCATTTGTGAACAAGTAGAGGATCCAAAAACAGCAAAAGGTATGGTGAAAAGAGAAGTCGTTCAGTTAATTACACCCGGAACAGCTATGGATACGAAGTCTATGGACGCTAAAACAAATAATTATTTGGCTGCTATAATGGGTACAAATACAGATCACTATCATTTAGCGTATGCTGATTTAAGTACAGGAGAATTAAAAACAACAAAGTTAAATTCATTAGAAGCGGTAATGAGCGAATTAATGAGTTTGAAAGCAAAAGAAGTTGTTTTTAAAGAAGCGATGGAAGTAGATGTACAAGCGGAATTAGAAACAAAGTTAGGCATTATGGTATCTACTCAAAAAGAAATGATTGAACGCGCAGAATTTTCTTACCTGACAAGTGAGATTGAGAACAGCGACTTGATTGATGTTGTTAAGTTATTATTTTCTTATTTATATGTTACCCAAAAACGAAATTTAGGTCACCTACAAAAAGTAGAAGTTTATTCTCCTACTAATTATTTGAAAATGGATCATTATTCTAAGCATAATTTAGAATTAGTTTCTTCGATTCGTACAGGACAAAAAAAGGGGACTCTTTTGTGGTTGTTGGATGAAACCAAAACAGCCATGGGTGGAAGGCTTTTAAAGCAATGGATTGATCGACCTCTCATTCAAGAACAACAGATCATGATGAGACAGAATATTGTTGAAAGTTTAATCAATCATTTCTTTGAAAGAACAGATCTAAATGAAGCGTTAACGAGAGTGTATGATTTAGAAAGGTTAGCTGGTAGGGTAGCATTTGGTAATGTTAATGGACGCGACTTAATTCAACTCCAAACGTCGTTGCTTCAAATCCCTCAGTTAATTGAGATTATTCAGTTGATGAACAAAGGTGAATGGGATCAATTGATTACTGAATTAGACCAAGTTCCTGAAGTCGTTCAGCTGATTGATCAAGCAATAGATGAAAATGCTCCTCTTTCTATAAAAGATGGTGGAGTCATTAAAGATGGATTCAATGAACAGTTGGATATTTACCGTGATGCTATGCGTAACGGTAAAAAATGGATCGCTCAGTTAGAGGCTGAAGAAAAAGCAGCAACAGGCATTAGAAACTTGAAAATTGGCTACAACCGAATCTTTGGTTACTATATTGAGATAACTAAAGCCAACCTTGCTAATTTGCCTGAAGGGCGTTATGAACGGAAACAAACTTTAGCAAATGCTGAACGGTTTATTACTCCAGAATTAAAGGAAAAAGAAGTTTTAATTCTAGAAGCTGAAGAAAAATCCATGCTTCTAGAATACACCTTATTTGCTGAAGTTAGAGAAACGATTAAAGACTATATTGAACGATTGCAAAACTTGGCCAAAACAGTAGCCGCCATTGATGTGTTGCAGAGTTTTGCAACGATAAGCGAAAAATACCATTATACTCGTCCTTTAATGGCTGCTAATAGTCAAGAAATCAGTTTGATAGAAGGAAGACATCCTGTTGTTGAAAAAGTTCTGGGACAACAAACGTATGTGCCAAATAGTGTTGAAATGGATCAAGATAATGAAATCTTACTTATTACTGGACCGAATATGTCTGGTAAAAGTACGTATATGAGGCAATTAGCGTTAACCGTTATTATGGCTCAAATGGGCTGTTTTGTTCCTGCTGATAAAGCAATAATGCCGATATTTGATCAAATATTTACCCGAATTGGAGCAGCAGATGATTTAATTGCAGGTCAAAGTACCTTTATGGTTGAAATGATGGAAGCGAATGAAGCTTTGCGGTACGCTTCAAAGAACAGCTTGATTTTATTTGACGAAATTGGACGTGGAACAGCCACTTATGACGGTATGGCTTTAGCGGAAGCTATCATTGAATACATTCATGAAAATGTTCACGCAAAAACGTTATTTTCAACACATTACCATGAGTTAACAGTGTTAGATGAGCGACTGACTCGTTTAACAAATGTTCATGTAGGTGCAGTAGAAGAAGAGGGAGAATTAGTCTTTTTACACAAAATGCTTCCTGGTCCTGCAGATAAGAGTTATGGGATTCAAGTAGCTAAACTTGCTGGACTTCCTGATGATTTGCTTTCACGTGCAGCTGTTATTTTAGAACAACTGGAACAAAAAGAAGAAATTGTGTTAAACCGCTCTACTCAAATAGCTTCAGCTAAAGAAACGTCAATTCCAAGTAAATCTTCTCAGAAAGAAAAAGTTGAAGAGAAGGATGAAGGACAGCTTTCTTTATTCGGACTGCTGGAAGATTCTGAAACTGAAGTCGTTAAAGCTGTTCGAAAGATGAATTTATTAACAATGACCCCTCTAGAAGCATTGAATTGCATTAGTGAATGGCAACAGAAATTGAACTGA
- the mutL gene encoding DNA mismatch repair endonuclease MutL, whose translation MAKIQELSDVLANQIAAGEVIERPASVVKELIENAIDAESSQIDILIEEAGLKKIQIIDNGLGIEPEEVQNAFKRHATSKIYSRDDLFRIRTLGFRGEALPSIASVSEVTLETSIGGERGTYLSLKGGKIIEERANEARKGSKITIENLFFNTPARLKYVKSLQTELSNVTDIVNRMAISHPNIAFRLVHDGNQLLRTAGNGDLKQTLAGIYGVATAKKMREIKKEDLDFRVSGFISLPELTRASRNYISIIINGRYIKNYLLNKAIISGYRSKLMVGRYPVAAIEIDMDPLLVDVNVHPTKQEVRISKEKELMQLIESAIHESLSKEQLIPDALENLSFKKKTDLPMVETEQTTFQFHQERNPEVKNENNKESENNYSSSTSYNAHHQSRSFEKDSVDEEEKDSFFLKENTQETPFGYAPQESHIGEVPNKLVSELVDYHQESPLKTASKLMEKKKIPTESVDQFPTLEYVGQMHGTYLFAQNDKGLYILDQHAAQERIKYEYFRKKIGEVSNDLQDLLVPIMLDYPNSDAIKIKENNDALETVGIFLEPFGQNSFLLRSHPVWFNQGEEESIVREMIDLLLEQGSISVAKFREATAIMMSCKGSIKANHYLNDAEARALLKDLKKTENPYNCPHGRPVLIHFTNKDMEKMFKRIQDPH comes from the coding sequence ATGGCAAAAATTCAAGAACTCTCAGATGTATTAGCTAATCAAATTGCGGCTGGCGAAGTAATTGAGCGACCTGCTTCAGTAGTGAAAGAATTGATTGAAAATGCAATTGATGCAGAAAGCAGCCAGATTGACATTCTTATCGAAGAAGCTGGATTGAAAAAAATACAGATCATTGATAATGGACTAGGTATCGAACCAGAAGAAGTTCAAAATGCATTCAAGCGACATGCAACAAGTAAAATTTATTCTCGTGATGATCTTTTCCGAATTCGTACACTTGGGTTTCGTGGAGAGGCTCTGCCCAGTATTGCCTCCGTGTCAGAGGTTACGCTAGAAACATCGATCGGTGGAGAACGTGGAACGTATCTTTCTTTAAAAGGCGGTAAAATTATTGAGGAAAGAGCGAATGAAGCAAGAAAAGGAAGTAAGATCACAATAGAAAACCTTTTTTTCAATACGCCTGCACGATTAAAATACGTAAAGAGCTTGCAAACAGAACTGTCGAATGTGACAGATATTGTCAATCGAATGGCTATCAGTCACCCGAATATTGCTTTTCGCTTGGTTCATGATGGCAATCAGTTGTTGCGAACAGCTGGGAATGGCGATCTGAAACAAACTCTAGCAGGTATTTATGGAGTTGCTACAGCCAAAAAAATGAGAGAAATAAAGAAAGAAGATTTGGATTTTAGAGTGTCGGGTTTTATTTCATTACCCGAACTCACAAGAGCAAGTCGAAATTACATCTCTATTATTATAAATGGACGCTATATTAAGAATTATTTATTGAATAAAGCTATTATCTCGGGTTACCGGTCTAAACTTATGGTTGGACGCTATCCGGTTGCTGCTATTGAAATTGATATGGATCCTTTGTTAGTAGATGTAAATGTACATCCGACAAAGCAAGAAGTTCGTATTAGTAAAGAAAAAGAATTGATGCAATTGATAGAGTCCGCTATTCATGAGAGTCTAAGTAAAGAACAACTTATCCCGGATGCTTTAGAAAATTTATCTTTTAAAAAGAAAACAGACTTGCCGATGGTGGAAACTGAACAGACAACGTTTCAGTTTCATCAAGAAAGAAACCCAGAAGTAAAAAATGAAAACAATAAAGAGTCCGAAAATAATTATTCATCTTCAACCTCTTATAATGCTCATCATCAATCTAGATCTTTTGAAAAGGATAGTGTAGATGAGGAAGAAAAAGATTCGTTTTTCTTGAAAGAAAATACTCAAGAGACTCCCTTTGGATATGCTCCGCAAGAAAGTCATATTGGAGAAGTCCCAAATAAACTAGTCAGTGAATTAGTTGATTATCACCAAGAATCGCCATTAAAAACAGCAAGTAAATTAATGGAGAAAAAAAAGATCCCTACTGAATCCGTTGACCAATTTCCAACGCTAGAATATGTTGGTCAAATGCATGGAACGTACTTATTTGCGCAAAATGATAAAGGGTTGTATATCTTGGATCAGCATGCCGCTCAAGAACGAATAAAATACGAATACTTCCGGAAAAAGATTGGCGAAGTCAGTAATGATCTACAGGATTTATTGGTACCTATAATGCTGGATTACCCGAATAGCGATGCAATCAAGATCAAAGAAAATAATGATGCATTGGAGACTGTGGGTATTTTCTTAGAACCATTTGGCCAAAATAGCTTTCTGCTAAGAAGTCATCCTGTATGGTTTAACCAAGGCGAAGAAGAGAGCATCGTAAGAGAAATGATTGATTTGTTATTGGAGCAAGGCAGCATAAGTGTTGCTAAGTTTAGAGAAGCTACAGCAATAATGATGAGTTGTAAAGGCTCGATCAAAGCAAATCATTATTTGAATGATGCAGAAGCTAGAGCATTATTAAAAGACTTAAAGAAGACAGAAAATCCATATAATTGCCCGCATGGAAGACCAGTATTGATTCATTTTACTAATAAAGATATGGAAAAAATGTTCAAACGTATCCAAGACCCTCATTGA
- the msrB gene encoding peptide-methionine (R)-S-oxide reductase MsrB, translating into MSTYDKNELKNKLTDIQYEVTQNEATERPFTGEYDDFYKDGIFVDIISGKPLFSSNDKYDAGCGWPSFTKPIEEEEVIEKMDVKFGMQRTEVRSSDANSHLGHVFPDGPQDKGGLRYCINSAALRFVPVDKLEEEGYDSYRKLFA; encoded by the coding sequence ATGAGCACCTATGATAAAAACGAATTGAAAAATAAGTTAACTGATATTCAATATGAAGTAACTCAAAATGAAGCTACTGAACGTCCATTTACAGGTGAGTACGACGACTTTTATAAAGATGGTATTTTTGTAGACATTATCAGTGGAAAACCATTATTCTCTTCAAATGATAAATATGATGCAGGATGCGGTTGGCCATCATTCACAAAACCAATTGAAGAAGAAGAAGTTATTGAAAAAATGGATGTGAAATTTGGTATGCAACGCACTGAAGTGAGAAGTTCAGATGCGAACTCTCATTTAGGACATGTCTTTCCGGATGGTCCTCAAGATAAGGGTGGTTTACGCTACTGTATCAATTCAGCAGCTTTAAGATTTGTACCAGTGGATAAATTAGAAGAAGAAGGGTACGACAGTTACCGAAAATTATTTGCTTAA
- the ruvA gene encoding Holliday junction branch migration protein RuvA codes for MYEYIKGIVTFVSPAYIVLETNGIGYQLFIANPFRFSSKLNEEITIYVHQAVREDAITLYGFKDYTEKQLYLKLLSVSGIGPKSGLAILANDNHQGLVQAIENEDAAYLTKFPGVGKKTASQIVLDLKGKLADLTVAPLENAADYQQELVLSTNYNHVTEAMEALEALGYSAKEIKKIEPQIRKLNKESTDAYLREALRLLMKK; via the coding sequence ATGTATGAATATATTAAAGGGATAGTGACCTTTGTTAGTCCTGCGTACATTGTCCTTGAAACAAATGGGATAGGGTACCAATTATTTATAGCTAACCCTTTTCGCTTTTCAAGTAAATTAAATGAGGAAATAACAATTTATGTACACCAAGCTGTTCGAGAAGATGCGATTACGTTATATGGTTTTAAAGATTATACTGAAAAACAATTGTATTTAAAATTGCTTAGCGTTTCAGGTATTGGTCCAAAAAGTGGATTAGCTATTTTAGCTAATGATAATCATCAAGGTCTAGTACAAGCAATTGAAAATGAAGACGCAGCTTATTTAACAAAATTTCCAGGAGTGGGTAAAAAAACGGCATCACAGATCGTTTTGGATCTAAAAGGGAAATTAGCTGACTTGACAGTTGCACCATTAGAAAATGCAGCTGATTATCAACAGGAATTAGTATTGTCCACTAATTACAATCATGTTACTGAAGCAATGGAAGCTCTAGAAGCGTTAGGGTACAGTGCGAAAGAAATTAAAAAAATTGAACCGCAAATTCGTAAATTAAATAAAGAATCAACAGATGCTTATTTACGAGAAGCTTTGCGATTATTGATGAAGAAGTAA